The bacterium DNA window CGCGGCCAAGGCGACCGCGGCGAAAGGCCCGGCCGCGGTCCGCATCACCGATACCACGCTGCGTGACGGGCATCAGAGCCTTGTCGCCACGCGCATGCGCACCGAGGACATGCTCGAGGCGGCGGCGATGCTCGACGAAATCGGCTTCCACTCGCTTGAAGTCTGGGGCGGCGCGACCTTCGACGTGATGCACCGCTACCTGCAGGAAAATCCGTTCGACCGGCTGCGCGAGCTGAAGAAGGTCGCGCCCAAAACGCCGTTCCAGATGCTTTTGCGCGGACAGAATCTCGTCGGCTACCGCAATTACGCGGACGATCTCGTCAAACGCTTCGTCGAGCATTCCGCGGAGGTCGGTGTCGATATCTTCCGTGTCTTCGACGCACTGAACGATCCGCGCAACCTGGAGGTCGCCGGCAAGACGGTGAAGAAGGTCGGCAAACATTTCCAGGCCACCATCTGTTACACGATCACCGAAAGGCGCATCGGCGGCCCGGTGTTCAACGAGGCGTATTACATCGACAAGGCCAAACAGATGCTCGCCCTGGGCGCCGACAGCATCTGCATCAAGGACATGGCGGGCATGATCAATCCGGCCGACGCCGAATTACTCGTACGCCTTGTCAAAAAGCACACGAATCTGCCCGTCCAGATCCACACGCATTTCACTTCCGGCATGGGCGCGCTGGCGTATCTGCGCGCGACCGAAGCGGGTGTGGACGTTTTCGATTGCGCCGTCGCGCCGTTCGCGCAACGCACGAGCCAGCCGGCCGTGGAGCCGCTCATCGTCGCGCTCGAAGGCCACGAGCGTGCGCCGGGGCTCGACCTCGTAAAAATTGCCGAAATCGGCAAGGTGCTCGAAGCGATCTGGCCGAAGTACCGCCATTTTTCGGATACCTCGAAGTCCTCGACGATCGACACGGGCGTGCTGATCCATCAGATCCCCGGCGGCATGTATTCGAACATGGTGAACCAGCTCAAGCAGGCCGATTCGCTGCACCGCCTGCACGAGGTGTACGAGGAGCTGCCGCGCGCGCGTAAGGAACTGGGCTACCCGCCGCTCGTCACGCCGACAAGCCAGATCGTCGGAACGCAGGCCGTCATGAACGTGCTGATGGGCCGCTACAAGATGGTGTCGAGCGAGGTGAAGGACCTGTGCTACGGGCTCTACGGCAAGACGCCCGCGCCGGTCGACCCGGCTGTGCGCAAAGTCTGTCTGAAGGGCTATCCGCGCGGCGAGAAGCCGATCACGGGACGCCCGGGCGATCATCTGGAACCGGAACTCCCGGCGGCGACCCGGCATGTCGAAAAGCT harbors:
- a CDS encoding pyruvate carboxylase subunit B yields the protein MATKPTGKAKAAKPARAAKATAAKGPAAVRITDTTLRDGHQSLVATRMRTEDMLEAAAMLDEIGFHSLEVWGGATFDVMHRYLQENPFDRLRELKKVAPKTPFQMLLRGQNLVGYRNYADDLVKRFVEHSAEVGVDIFRVFDALNDPRNLEVAGKTVKKVGKHFQATICYTITERRIGGPVFNEAYYIDKAKQMLALGADSICIKDMAGMINPADAELLVRLVKKHTNLPVQIHTHFTSGMGALAYLRATEAGVDVFDCAVAPFAQRTSQPAVEPLIVALEGHERAPGLDLVKIAEIGKVLEAIWPKYRHFSDTSKSSTIDTGVLIHQIPGGMYSNMVNQLKQADSLHRLHEVYEELPRARKELGYPPLVTPTSQIVGTQAVMNVLMGRYKMVSSEVKDLCYGLYGKTPAPVDPAVRKVCLKGYPRGEKPITGRPGDHLEPELPAATRHVEKLFKEAGKGEKPMLDDILIYGLYPRTGEAFLRWRLGTSDQMPGEKKRSLDDVKREDETIKKALAGELVAGGTRSAGLGAGARTFRVAVDGEVFDVAVEGEGMPVVTSASSAPRTAPAKSTAAAPQTVAAPAAGVTPLASG